Proteins co-encoded in one Bacillus paramycoides genomic window:
- the acnA gene encoding aconitate hydratase AcnA: MVKHNPFQSRATFEVDGKTYHYYDLKALENAGVGNVSQLPYSVKVLLESVLRQVDGRVITEEHVTNLAKWGTKDVQDIDVPFKPSRVILQDFTGVPAVVDLASLRKAMADMGGDPDKINPEITVDLVIDHSVQVDRAGTADALAFNMDLEFKRNEERYKFLSWAQKSFDNYRAVPPATGIVHQVNLEYLAPVVHAVKNAEGDLVAYPDSLVGTDSHTTMINGIGVLGWGVGGIEAEAGMLGQPSYFPVPEVIGVKLTGTLPSGTTATDVALKVTQVLRQKGVVGKFVEFFGNGLKSMPLADRATISNMAPEYGATCGFFPIDEISLEYLRLTGRDEEQIRVVEEYCKANGLFYTADSKDPIYTDLVEIDLNTIESNLSGPKRPQDLIPLSEMKDAFHKAVLAPVGTQGLGFNEQEFDKEVKVTLEDKEVTMKTGAIAIAAITSCTNTSNPYVLIGAGLVAKKAIEKGLKVPEYVKTSLAPGSKVVTEYLDKSGLTTYLDQLGFQTVGYGCTTCIGNSGPLAPELEEAIAANDLLVTSVLSGNRNFEGRIHPLVKANYLASPPLVVAYALAGTVDIDLKNDEIGKDANGNAVYFNDIWPSAKEIEDVVQSVVTSELFKKEYAQVFNSNERWNEIQTSNEALYTWDNDSTYIQNPPFFEGLSKEPGEVETLSGLRVVGKFGDSVTTDHISPAGSIGKHTPAGRYLLENGVQPVDFNSYGSRRGNHEVMMRGTFANIRIKNQIAPGTEGGYTTYWPTGEVTSIYDAAMKYKEDGTGLLVVAGKDYGMGSSRDWAAKGTNLLGIKAVIAESFERIHRSNLVLMGVLPLQFKDGESAETLGLVGNESFEIQIDKTVRPRDLVKVVATDADGNEKQFEVVARFDSEVEIDYYRHGGILQMVLREKIEESKVSN, from the coding sequence ATGGTCAAACATAATCCATTTCAATCACGCGCAACTTTTGAAGTAGATGGAAAAACGTATCATTATTATGATTTGAAAGCGCTTGAAAACGCAGGGGTTGGCAACGTATCTCAATTACCATATTCCGTGAAAGTTTTACTTGAATCAGTACTTCGTCAAGTAGACGGACGTGTAATCACAGAAGAGCATGTTACAAATTTAGCGAAATGGGGAACGAAAGATGTGCAAGATATCGATGTTCCATTTAAACCATCTCGTGTAATTTTACAAGATTTCACTGGTGTTCCAGCTGTTGTTGATTTGGCTTCGCTTCGTAAAGCAATGGCAGACATGGGTGGGGATCCTGATAAAATTAATCCGGAAATTACTGTAGACCTTGTAATTGATCACTCTGTACAGGTTGATAGAGCGGGTACGGCAGACGCGCTTGCATTCAACATGGACTTAGAGTTTAAACGTAATGAAGAACGTTATAAATTTTTAAGCTGGGCACAAAAATCATTTGATAACTATCGTGCAGTTCCACCAGCTACAGGTATTGTACACCAAGTAAACCTTGAATATTTAGCACCAGTTGTTCATGCTGTAAAAAATGCTGAAGGTGACTTAGTTGCATACCCAGATTCATTAGTTGGAACAGACTCACATACAACAATGATTAACGGTATCGGTGTTCTTGGATGGGGCGTTGGTGGTATTGAAGCAGAAGCAGGAATGCTTGGACAGCCTTCATACTTCCCAGTACCTGAAGTAATCGGTGTGAAATTAACTGGTACACTTCCAAGTGGTACTACAGCAACTGACGTTGCATTAAAAGTAACGCAAGTATTACGTCAAAAGGGTGTAGTTGGTAAATTCGTTGAGTTCTTCGGTAATGGACTAAAGAGCATGCCTTTAGCTGACCGTGCAACAATTTCAAACATGGCACCAGAATACGGCGCAACTTGTGGATTCTTCCCAATCGACGAAATTTCATTAGAATACTTACGTTTAACAGGTAGAGATGAAGAGCAAATTCGCGTTGTTGAAGAATACTGTAAAGCGAACGGATTATTTTATACAGCAGACAGCAAAGATCCAATTTACACTGATCTTGTTGAAATTGATTTAAATACAATTGAATCTAACCTTTCTGGACCGAAACGCCCACAAGATTTAATTCCACTTTCAGAGATGAAAGATGCGTTCCACAAAGCTGTTTTAGCGCCAGTTGGAACACAAGGACTTGGATTTAATGAGCAAGAGTTCGATAAAGAAGTGAAGGTTACATTAGAAGATAAAGAAGTAACGATGAAAACAGGTGCAATTGCAATCGCTGCAATTACAAGTTGTACAAATACATCAAACCCATACGTATTAATTGGGGCAGGTTTAGTTGCGAAGAAAGCAATTGAAAAAGGACTTAAAGTACCTGAGTACGTAAAAACATCATTAGCACCAGGATCTAAAGTTGTTACTGAATACTTAGATAAATCAGGTTTAACAACATATTTAGATCAATTAGGTTTCCAAACAGTTGGTTACGGCTGTACGACTTGTATCGGTAACTCTGGTCCATTAGCGCCAGAATTAGAAGAAGCAATCGCAGCAAATGATTTACTTGTAACATCTGTTTTATCTGGTAACCGTAACTTTGAAGGTCGTATTCACCCTCTTGTAAAAGCAAACTACTTAGCATCACCACCACTTGTTGTGGCATATGCACTTGCAGGTACTGTTGATATTGACCTGAAAAATGATGAAATCGGTAAAGATGCAAATGGCAATGCTGTTTACTTCAACGATATTTGGCCATCAGCTAAAGAAATCGAAGATGTAGTTCAAAGCGTTGTTACATCTGAACTGTTCAAGAAAGAATATGCACAAGTATTTAATAGCAATGAGCGCTGGAATGAAATCCAAACTTCAAATGAAGCTTTATATACTTGGGATAATGATTCAACATACATTCAAAACCCACCATTCTTTGAAGGATTATCTAAAGAACCAGGTGAAGTTGAAACGTTATCAGGCTTACGCGTAGTTGGTAAATTTGGTGACTCTGTAACGACAGACCACATTTCACCAGCAGGTTCAATCGGTAAGCACACACCAGCTGGACGCTACTTATTAGAAAACGGCGTACAACCAGTTGACTTCAACTCTTACGGTTCTCGTCGTGGTAACCATGAAGTTATGATGCGTGGTACATTCGCGAACATCCGTATTAAAAATCAAATCGCACCAGGAACAGAAGGCGGATATACAACATATTGGCCAACTGGTGAAGTAACGTCTATCTATGATGCTGCTATGAAATATAAAGAAGATGGCACAGGCCTTCTAGTTGTTGCTGGTAAAGATTACGGTATGGGAAGTTCTCGTGACTGGGCTGCGAAAGGTACAAACTTATTAGGTATTAAAGCAGTAATCGCAGAAAGCTTCGAGCGTATTCACCGTAGTAACTTAGTGTTAATGGGTGTGTTACCACTTCAATTTAAAGATGGCGAAAGCGCTGAAACGTTAGGTCTTGTCGGTAACGAGTCATTTGAAATTCAAATTGACAAAACAGTTAGACCACGCGATCTTGTAAAAGTAGTTGCAACTGATGCAGATGGCAACGAAAAACAATTTGAAGTAGTAGCTCGTTTCGATAGTGAAGTTGAAATTGACTACTACCGTCACGGTGGTATCTTACAAATGGTTCTTCGTGAGAAAATTGAAGAATCTAAAGTATCGAACTAA
- the sspO gene encoding acid-soluble spore protein SspO yields MGKRKANHTISGMNAASAQGQGAGYNEEFANENLTAAERQNNKKRKKNQ; encoded by the coding sequence ATGGGTAAAAGAAAAGCAAATCATACTATTTCAGGAATGAATGCGGCATCTGCCCAAGGACAAGGTGCTGGTTATAACGAAGAGTTTGCAAATGAAAACTTAACTGCTGCAGAACGACAAAATAATAAGAAACGCAAAAAGAACCAGTAA
- the pdaB gene encoding polysaccharide deacetylase family sporulation protein PdaB, with product MRKQKIFLFVFSLLCAVHIFQIEKVEAKMLLRKELEPTGYVTWEVPNNEKIIAITFDDGPDPTYTPQVLHLLRQYKAEATFFMIGFRVQRNPYLVKQVLKEGHEIGNHTMNHLYASNSSDEKLENDILDGKKFFKKWVKEPLLFRPPGGYINDAVFKTAKEAGYQTVLWSWHQDPRDWANPGVESIVNHVVKHAKSGDIVLLHDGGNDRSQTVAALAKILPELKKQGYRFVTVSELLRYKH from the coding sequence ATGCGAAAACAGAAAATTTTTCTATTCGTTTTTTCTTTATTATGCGCAGTACATATATTTCAAATTGAAAAAGTGGAAGCGAAAATGTTGCTCAGAAAAGAGCTAGAACCAACTGGCTATGTAACGTGGGAAGTACCTAATAATGAAAAGATTATTGCCATTACATTTGATGATGGCCCAGATCCAACTTATACACCGCAAGTTTTACATTTATTACGTCAATATAAAGCAGAAGCAACATTTTTTATGATTGGATTTCGAGTGCAGCGTAATCCATATTTAGTGAAACAGGTGTTAAAAGAGGGACATGAAATTGGAAATCATACGATGAATCATTTGTATGCGAGTAATTCATCGGATGAAAAATTAGAAAATGATATTTTAGATGGAAAGAAATTTTTTAAAAAATGGGTGAAAGAACCTTTGCTATTCCGTCCACCTGGCGGATATATTAACGATGCTGTATTTAAAACAGCGAAAGAAGCAGGTTATCAAACTGTTCTATGGTCATGGCATCAAGACCCACGTGATTGGGCAAATCCAGGGGTAGAATCTATCGTAAATCATGTAGTGAAACATGCTAAAAGTGGAGATATCGTATTGTTACATGACGGGGGAAATGATCGTAGTCAAACAGTAGCAGCGCTAGCAAAAATTTTACCTGAACTGAAAAAGCAGGGCTATCGATTTGTAACGGTTTCGGAATTGTTACGTTATAAACATTAG
- a CDS encoding small acid-soluble spore protein P, which translates to MSKNNREAKEKKGQPEPLSGSHKVKNRNHSRQKHHAHHDM; encoded by the coding sequence ATGAGCAAAAACAATCGTGAAGCAAAAGAAAAAAAGGGACAACCTGAACCATTAAGCGGATCTCATAAAGTAAAAAACCGTAACCATTCACGCCAAAAACATCATGCACATCATGATATGTAA
- a CDS encoding Hsp20/alpha crystallin family protein has translation MGKKKKDCLFHVDGFEEWMDQFCSDSCSNFSFPNQIHIDLCETEQEYILETDVPNVSEQNVVIEKMKTGLNICILHNNSSLQRIIPLPATIIYKKMLACLENGYLAIHISKNEVANKHEEKVLFQIEK, from the coding sequence ATGGGCAAGAAAAAGAAGGATTGTCTTTTTCATGTTGATGGTTTCGAAGAATGGATGGATCAGTTTTGTTCTGACTCTTGTAGTAACTTTAGTTTCCCAAATCAAATTCATATTGACCTTTGCGAAACTGAACAAGAATACATTTTGGAAACAGATGTACCAAATGTATCCGAACAAAATGTAGTCATTGAAAAGATGAAGACAGGCCTAAATATTTGCATACTTCATAATAATAGTTCTTTACAGCGGATCATTCCTTTACCCGCTACTATTATTTATAAGAAGATGCTAGCCTGCTTAGAGAATGGATATTTAGCCATTCATATCTCCAAAAATGAAGTTGCTAATAAACATGAAGAAAAAGTTCTTTTTCAAATTGAGAAGTAA
- a CDS encoding MDR family MFS transporter — MKGKLQNIHPLGMTIIIGTLFARFATSMSIPFLAIYLTTVKGVSAGMTGAIIGTSALVGVFASFIGGNLSDRFGRNMIIIWSMIVWVFVFIGFSLADHVLSFFLLNALNGLCRSFFEPTSRALLSDLTKPEYRLLVYNLRYGAINVGVAIGPLVGLQIGSAKSTIPFLVAAGVYILYTAILAFQFKKYPIEKKKVTTEKPVTMLNAIRILRKDVVFLVALVGIILSNCGFSHLMTTVSQYFANAHIFQDGVKLFSYMLALNAIVVVVIQYPVIQICKKYTPLVSIMVGTLFVSGGLFGFGIVESMLGAAMCTIIFTIGEVLMFSMTDVFIDGIAVSHLKGTYFGAMGFSGIGAVIGPWFGGVLLDYYGYQNGFIVFSALAIFATVAFPVLLVTKGLLKKRDDRNCNLELHAK; from the coding sequence ATGAAGGGGAAGTTGCAAAATATTCATCCGTTAGGAATGACAATTATAATAGGGACTTTATTTGCGAGGTTCGCCACGTCAATGAGTATTCCTTTTTTAGCAATTTATTTAACGACTGTGAAAGGCGTATCAGCTGGAATGACGGGTGCTATTATCGGAACGAGTGCACTTGTTGGAGTGTTTGCTAGTTTTATCGGAGGGAATTTATCTGATCGATTCGGACGAAATATGATTATAATATGGTCTATGATCGTTTGGGTGTTTGTATTCATTGGTTTTTCACTTGCAGATCATGTTTTAAGTTTCTTTTTATTAAATGCTTTGAATGGATTATGTAGGTCCTTTTTTGAACCGACGTCAAGAGCGTTATTATCAGATTTAACGAAACCTGAGTATCGTTTACTAGTATATAATTTGCGTTACGGTGCAATCAATGTTGGAGTGGCGATTGGCCCACTTGTCGGGTTACAGATTGGAAGCGCAAAATCAACAATTCCGTTTTTAGTAGCAGCTGGAGTATACATTCTATATACAGCTATATTAGCGTTCCAATTTAAGAAGTATCCGATTGAAAAAAAGAAAGTAACTACAGAAAAGCCTGTCACGATGTTAAATGCAATTCGCATTTTGCGAAAGGATGTCGTTTTTTTAGTTGCGTTGGTTGGTATTATTTTGAGTAATTGTGGTTTTTCTCATTTAATGACGACAGTATCTCAATATTTTGCAAATGCACATATATTTCAGGATGGAGTGAAATTATTTTCATATATGCTAGCTTTAAATGCGATTGTTGTAGTCGTAATTCAATACCCTGTTATTCAAATTTGTAAAAAGTATACACCGTTAGTATCCATAATGGTGGGAACTTTATTTGTGAGCGGAGGATTGTTTGGATTTGGAATAGTAGAATCTATGCTAGGTGCTGCTATGTGCACAATTATTTTTACAATTGGAGAAGTTCTCATGTTTTCAATGACGGACGTATTTATAGATGGTATAGCTGTTTCGCATTTAAAAGGCACATATTTTGGAGCAATGGGATTTTCAGGAATTGGAGCAGTAATTGGTCCATGGTTCGGGGGAGTACTTCTCGATTACTACGGGTACCAAAATGGATTTATTGTTTTTTCAGCGCTAGCTATATTTGCAACTGTAGCATTTCCTGTACTTTTAGTTACAAAAGGTTTATTGAAAAAAAGGGATGATAGAAATTGTAATTTAGAACTACATGCGAAATAA
- a CDS encoding alanyl-tRNA editing protein, whose protein sequence is MEQKLYYTDAYKQDFTTRIIKQDYDKNGNLYVVLNETAFYPTGGGQPHDTGTLNDIAVLDVEEVNEEIPHFTTEQLHTEEVEGKINWERRFDHMQQHAAQHILSAAFWDHFNIPTIGFHLGKETVTIDLETENLHAETVEEVVQIANKIVFENHPIRTLWMNLEEAKTLPLRKEPTMTENIRVVIIENFDYNGCGGTHPKRTGEVGPIQVLGWERNKGGIRLTFIAGWRTLKLMGQQQQIIKDVSKQLNSSESDIPAKVAQLLTSQKENEKAIQTMNEKLLYAEANELLQQPAEIHTSILISQVFTNRSMQEIAKLSAIITEQQEHAITYFVIQNEDKLQCILACGKTVTLDMNALLKDALPAIEGKGGGNKKSARGGGKAIMTGEEFLNQLVSSLQSAV, encoded by the coding sequence TTGGAGCAAAAATTATATTACACTGACGCTTATAAGCAAGACTTTACTACTAGAATTATAAAGCAAGATTATGATAAAAACGGTAACTTATACGTTGTTTTAAACGAAACAGCATTTTATCCGACAGGTGGCGGGCAGCCCCATGATACTGGAACTTTAAATGACATTGCTGTACTCGATGTTGAAGAAGTCAATGAAGAAATCCCTCACTTCACTACAGAACAATTACATACCGAAGAAGTAGAAGGTAAAATTAATTGGGAGCGTCGTTTTGATCATATGCAGCAACATGCGGCTCAGCACATTTTATCTGCTGCTTTTTGGGACCATTTTAACATACCTACGATTGGATTCCATCTTGGTAAAGAAACGGTAACAATCGATTTAGAAACAGAAAATCTTCATGCAGAAACGGTTGAAGAAGTGGTACAAATTGCAAACAAAATTGTTTTCGAAAACCATCCAATCCGTACCCTGTGGATGAACTTAGAAGAAGCGAAAACATTACCCCTTCGTAAAGAACCGACTATGACAGAAAATATACGCGTTGTTATTATCGAAAACTTTGATTATAACGGCTGTGGCGGAACACACCCGAAACGTACAGGTGAAGTAGGTCCTATTCAAGTACTAGGATGGGAGCGTAATAAAGGCGGCATACGATTAACGTTTATAGCTGGCTGGCGCACACTAAAACTTATGGGGCAACAGCAACAAATTATAAAGGATGTTTCTAAACAATTAAACAGTAGCGAGAGTGATATTCCAGCAAAAGTAGCACAACTTCTTACTTCTCAAAAAGAAAACGAAAAAGCAATACAAACAATGAATGAAAAATTATTATATGCAGAGGCAAATGAACTACTGCAACAACCTGCCGAAATACATACTAGCATACTTATTTCTCAAGTATTTACAAATCGTTCTATGCAAGAAATCGCAAAACTTTCTGCTATTATTACAGAACAACAAGAGCATGCCATTACATATTTCGTTATTCAAAATGAGGACAAACTACAATGCATCCTCGCTTGCGGAAAAACAGTCACGCTTGATATGAACGCACTTTTAAAAGATGCTCTTCCTGCAATTGAAGGAAAAGGTGGCGGAAATAAAAAGAGTGCGCGCGGCGGCGGAAAAGCGATTATGACCGGGGAAGAGTTTTTAAATCAACTTGTTTCTTCTTTACAGTCAGCAGTGTAA